The stretch of DNA GACGCGCTACTCCGGCGTCGTCGCGGCGTGGGCGTCCTGTGCGCCCTCGACGGTCTCGCGGACGGCGTCGACGCCCTCGTCGTGGACCAGGTCGCCGACGACGATGGTGTCGGCGTGTTCGGCCATCCGCCGGGCCGAGTCGTAGTCGTGGATGCCGCCGCCGTAGAACAGCGTCGCGTCGTCCAGCGCGTCGGCGGCTGCGCCGACCTTGGCCGTGTCCCCGAGCATCCCCGAGTACTCGACGTAGACGATCTCCTGGCCGAGCAGGTGTTCGGCGGCCTCGGCGTAGGCCGCGACCTCATCGGCGTCTAAGTCGCACCTGGCCTCTGTGTAGGCGGCGACGGAAGCCTCGGGGTTGAGGACGATGTAGGCCTCGGTGAAGGTTCGGGACCAGTCGATCTCGTCGTCGATGCGGATCCACTCCTTGTGGGCCCCGGTGATCCAGGTCACGTCGCCAGCGTTCATCACCACGGGGATGAGGTAGCCGTCGTGACGGTCGCTGTGGACGACGGAGGCGGGGTTGGAGGGCTCGATGTAGACCGGGATGTCGTGTTTCCCGCAGGCGTCGACGACCCGCTTCATCTTCTCCTCGGTCATCCCGGTGGTGCCGCCGACCTCGATCGCGTCGGTCCCGGTGGCGGCCACGTCCTCGAACGTCTCGCCGTCGACCAGCGTCTTGTCCGGGTCGATCTTGACGATGTGGTCCCAGTCCGCCCAGTCGCTCATACCGCACTCACTCTCCGCTGTCGGTATAACGGCTTCGGAAGGGGGCACGCGGGGGCCGTGGTCGGACGAAGTGCACGCTCGGGCACGGCCCGATGCCACGAAGCAGGGCGGCGCGGAGTCGCGCCCGAACACTCAACTATCGGGCGCTGGTACCCGACGCCGATGCACCAGCTCACGACCGTCGACGAGGTCCACGACGAGGGCTCGTACCTGTTCACGGTCACGGACCCCCACGGCGACCCCGAGGAGGTGATCGTGGTCCCCTGCGAGGACGGCGTCGAGGCCTGGATCAACCGCTGTACCCACGAGGACCAGCGGTTCGACACCGGCCGCGGCGTGCCGATGCGGGACGGTCAGATCATCTGTCCGCGCCACGGCTCCTTCTTCGACTCGTGTGACGGGGACTGCGACAACGGCGAGGCCGCCGGCACGACGCTGCCGGGCGTCGACCTCGCCGAGCGCCACGGCACGGTCTACCTCGTCGACGACGACTACGAGTTCGACCACGAGGGCGGCATCGACGACGGCGACGACGGGCCGAGTTCGACCTCGCACCTGCAACTGTGATCGCCGCCGACCGCGACACGCCGGAGGTCGCCGACCGGCTCCGTCGGCGGTCAGGCTTCCAGTTCGGACTGCCACTCCCGGACCTGACTCGCGCTCACGCCCTGGACCTCGGCGGCGACGCTCTCGGCGTCGGCCGCCCGTAGCGCGTCCAGCGACCCGACGCCGGCGGCGTCCAGCTTCTCGGCGGTGGCGCTGCCGACGCCGTCTAAGTCCTCTAAGTCCTCGACGGCGTTGCGGGCCTTGTACTCCTCGAAGTTGCAGATGGGACAGCCCAGCTCCCACGGGTCGTCGCTGTCGGGGTCGATCACCAGCTCGGGGAGGTCGTGCTCGTCGCAGACTTCGTCGGTCACCTCGATGTCGCCGTTGCGGGGCAGCGGCAGCGAGTAGTCGCAGTCGGGGTAGCGCGTACAGCCGACCAGCCGCGAGCCCGAACGGAGGTGTTTGATGGCGAGTTCGCCACCGTGTTCCTCACCGCAGTCCGGACACGGCCCGATGACCTCGTCCTCGCTCTCGTCGGCCTTCTCGGCCTCACAGCGGGGGCAGCCGTGGACGAAGGTGTCCCGGCCGGCCAGCATCTTCACGTGGTGCATGTCGTGGTCCTCGCAGGTCTCCTCCAGCACCAGCGGCTCGCCGGTGGAGGGCAGCGGCAGCGTGTTCCGGCAGTCGGGGTAACCGTCACAGCCGACGAAGTACGAGCCCTGCCGGGACCGCCGGACGAGCATCCGGTCGCCACACTCCGGACACGGGCCGAGCGTCTTGTCGGCCTTCAGCGACTCCTGGAGGTGCTCGCCGACCTCCTCGCGGGACTCCCGCAGCTCCTCGAACACCCGTTCGAGCATCTCGCGGGACTCCGCGGTCACGTCGTCCAGTGTCGCCTCGCCCTCGGCGATGGCGGTCATGTCCCGTTCCAGCTGGGCGGTCATCTCCTCGCTGACGACGTGGTCGGCGAACTCCTCGGCGGCCTCGACGACGGCCATCGCCAGTCGGGTCGGCCGGGGCGGGTCCCCCTCGATGTAGCCCCGGTCGTACAGCTTCTCGATGGAGTTGTGGCGCGTGCTCTTGGTCCCCAGGCCCAGGTCCTCCATCTTCTGGATGAGCCGCGACTGGCCGTACCGGCGGGGCGGCTGGGTCTCTTTCTCTTCCATCCGCACGTCGGACATCGCCAGCTCCTCGCCCTCCGCGACGTCGGGGACGTGGGTCTCGCCGGCGCTGGAGTAGGGGTAGACGGCGTGGTACCCCTCCTCGACGAGGCGCTTGCCGTTGGCCTTCAGCGACCGGCCGCCGGCCGCGGCGACGACCCGGAGGTGTTCCCAGGTCGCGGGCTCGGCGACGGTGGCGAAGAACCGCCGGACGACCAGTTCGTACAGCTCCCACTCGTCCTCGGAGAGGTCCTGCTTGGGCGGGAGCTCGCCGGTCGGGTGGATCGGCGGGTGGTCGGTGGTCTCCTCGTCTCCCTCCGTGGGGGCGATCTCGTCCTGTTCGAGCAGCGACTCCGCGGCCTCGCCGAAGGCCGCCGACCCGACGTAGGCGTCCAGCAGCGCGTCCTCTTCCAGGTCCTCAGGGTAGACGGTGTTGTCGGTGCGGGGGTAGGTGATGTAGCCGGCGGTGTACAGCTCCTCGGCGATGGACATCGCCCGCTGGGCGGAGTAGCCCAGCGAGCCGGCGGCGGAGATGAAGGCGGTGGTGTTGAACGGCGTCGGCGGGCTGTCGGTGCGGGTGCGCCGCCGGACGCTCGTGACCGTCGCCGCGCCGGCCCCCGAGAGGTCGGCGTAGGCGGCGTCGGCGGCGTCCTCGTCCCAGACGCGCTCGGCCTCGGTGCCGTCGTCGTCCTCGTAGAAGTACTGGGCCTCGAAGGTGGCGGCGTCTTTCGTCAGGTCGGCGAAGATCTCCCAGTAGTCCTCGGGGTCGAACGCCTCGATCTCGCGCTCGCGGTCGACGATGAGCTTCAGCGTCGGCGACTGGACCCGCCCGACAGAGATGAAGTCGTCGCCCAGCTGGCGGGCCGACAGCGAGAGGAAGCGGGTCAGCGCCGCCCCCCAGACGAGGTCGATGATCTGCCGGGCCTCCCCGGCGGCCGCCAGGTCGAAGTCCACGTCGTCCGGGTTGGCGAAGGCCTCGCGGACCTCCCGCTCGGTGATCGAGGAGAACCGCACCCGCGACACCGGGGCGTCGGTCTCCTCGCGGATGAGTTCGTAGGCCTCCTTGCCGATGAGTTCCCCCTCGCGGTCGTAGTCCGTCGCGATGACCGCCTCGTCGGCCTCGCGGGCCAGCGACCGCAGCGCCGCGACGATGTTCTCCTGGGTCGGGGACTTCGTCACCGGCGCGTCGATGAGCTCGACCGGTTCGACGTCGCGCCAGTCGTTGTACTCCGGCGGGAAGTCCACGCCCACGACGTGGCCCGACAGCCCGACACAGCGCTTGCCACCCCACTTGTAGACGTTGACGCCGTTGCGTCGCTCGGCGGTCGCACCCCCCTCCGAGAGGATGTCGGCGATGCGGCGGGCGGCGTTGTCCTTCTCCGTGATGATCAGCTCCATCGGCCACCTCCAGTGGTCATTAGCGGTGGCTACGCCCGGCGGCGTTCTAAAGACTTTCGCCGGAAATCGACGGACAGCGCGGGTGTGCGGGCGCTTGTGCGTGGCCGCAGGCGACCGCTCGCGCGCGTGCCGGCGCGCTCGCGGAGGTGACCCCACGTGCCCCTCTCCCCGGGTCGTCGTCCGGGCCGTCGCGTCGGCCGACCTATATCTCCGTCGCCGCCGTAGTCGGCGTATGGTGGCTCGAACTGTCGACACCGACGTCGCCGTCGTCGGCTGTGGCCCCGGCGGTGCCGTCCTCGCGTACCTGCTGGCCCGGAGCGGCGTCGCGGTGACGCTGCTGGAGCGGGCTTCGACCTTCCAGCGGGAGTACCGGGGCTTCGGCTGGAACCCGGGCGTCGTCCGGCTGTTCGACGAGATGGACCTGCTGGACGACGTCCTCGCTCTCGCCCACGAGACCGTCACCGAGGGCGCGTTCTCGCTCGGCGGTCGCCGGGTGCCGGTGCTGGCGTTCGACCGCCTGGCGACGGAGTACCCGTACGCGCTCCTGATGGAACAGCCCGCGATCCTCGAGGCGCTCGTCGACCACGCCGACGCCCACGAGACGTTCACGTTCCGTCCGGCGACGACCGTCACGGACCTGCTGGTCGAGGACGGGCGCGTCCGGGGCGTCCGGGCGACTGACCGCGAGGCGGACGCCGAGCTCGCCGTCGAGGCCCGCGTGGTCGTCGGCGCGGACGGCCGCTACTCCACCGTCAGGGAGCGGGCCGGGATCGACGCCGGGGCGTTCGACTCGCCCATCGACCTCGCGTGGTTCAAGCTCCCCGCGGGAGCCGTCGCTCCGGAGGCGCAGGGACGCATCGACCGCCACGGCGTCGTCCTCTACTTCGGCCTCGGCGGCGGCGACCTCCAGGCCGGCTCCCTCCTGCGGGACGGCGAGTGGGCGGGGATCAGGGACGCCGGCTTCGGGGCGTTCCGCGACCGGGTGGCGGCGGTCGATCCGGCGCTGGCCGCGGCCGTCGACGCCCACCTCGACGGCTTCCGGGACGTGACGCTGCTGGACGTGGCCCCCGGGATCGCACCCACCTGGACCGACGACGGCCTGCTCCTGCTGGGCGACGCCGCACACACCGCCAGCCCGATCGGCGCACAGGGCAATCCGCTCGCGGTCGAGGACGCCGTGGTCGCCCACGACGTCCTCGTCGGCGCGCTCGGGGGAGACGACGGCGTCCTGTCGGCGTCGTCACTCGCTCCCTTCGAGAACCGCCGGCGGGCGACCGTCGAGCGGGTCATCGCGCTGCAACGGCGCACCGCGCGGGGGCTGGCGGCGTGGCTCGACTACGGTCACTACGTCCCCTCGTGGGTACTCAGCGGCGCGGGGGCCGCCGTCGGCCTGCTCGCGCCCCGTTCCGGTCTGGTCGCCGGGGCCGTCGAGTCGTTCGCGCTCGGCGACCGGTCCGTCTCGGTCGCGCGACGGCACTTCGTCGACTGACGCCGACGGCCAGCGACGCCCGCAGCCGGCGGGTCGGCCCGCTGTCAGTCCCCGCCGAGCCGTTCGCCTCCGACCGTGTCGCGCTGGCGGGCGAAGCGGTAGCCGGCGACGCCGACCTCCGTCAGCAGCCAGCCCGCGGCCACGAGGCCGGCGAGGACGGCAAAGAGGAGGTCCCAGCCGTCCATCCAGACCGGGCGGAGCCACGGCGCGTAGTGGCCCCAGAGCCGCCCCAGTTCCTCGCCGACGCTGGACAGCGGCGTGCCGGCGACGGCGGCCTGGATGAACGAGCTGACCGACGTCCGCTGGCCGCTCCCGGCCCGGAGACCGGCGCTCCCGGTGATCTCGTAGCTCCCGGTGGCGTTCTGCTCGCGGATGGTCGGGCCGGTGGAACTGTCGCCGTGGGCGACCCGCTCGGCGTCGTAGGGGCCCCAGGTCGCGTAGTACTCCCAGACGATCTCGCCGGTCGGCGTCACCTCGATGACGCGGTGGTTCAGCGAGTCCGTGATGAGCGTGTTGCCGTTCGGGAGGCGGTCGGCGTCCCGGGGCCAGTTCAGCGACTCGGAGCCGACCGACCACGTCCGCGTCCAGGTGCCGTTCGTCTTGGCGTACTCGACGACGCGGTTGTTGCCCGAGTCGGCGACCAGCAGCGTCGGCGTCCCGTTTTCTCCCTCGAGGTAGTCGGGGTTGTGCTGCTCGTTGAGGACGCTGTGGTTGCCGTCCTCGCCCAGCCGCATATCGATCTCCTTGGTCGTTCGGTTGATGAGCAGCACCTGGTCGAAGTTCCGCGGCGAGACGAGGAACTGGTCGTCGCCGACGGCGTCGACGTCGTTGCTGTGGGTCCAGTCCGCCCCCATCCCGCCGTCGGTCGAGGCCGGGAAGTGGTTCCGGTAGCGCCACCGCCAGGTCACCTCGTCCTCGGTCCGGTCGTAGACGACGATCTCGTCGTTGGCGACCCCCGCCTCCTCGTCGTAGGCCCGCATGTGCGAGACGACGATGTGGGTGTCGTTGAGCTTGTCGGCGTCGTGGGTGTCCTCGTAGGGGAGCCGCTGCTCCCAGACGCGTTCCTTCGTCTCGGGGTCCAGCTCGTAGACCAGCGTCCGGCCCGAGCGCGGCGAGACGACCAGGAGGTTGCCGTTGGGCAGCGGGTCCACGTCGAAGAACCACGCGTCGGTCCCCCGCCGGCTCTCGTAGGTCCACGCGAGGTCGCCGCGCTCGCCGACGGCGACCAGCCGCGCGGGCTTCTTGGGGTTGGTGTTCCCCCGGAACGTGTACCCCTGCGTGCTGATGACGGTCGTGCCGTTGGCGGCGCTGGTGACGGTCCCGCGCTGGAGCGAGTCCCCGGTCTCGGTCGGTTCGTAGGTCACGGCCCCCAGTGCGGCCGGCGTCAGCAGCGCGAGGACCACCAGCGCGACGACACCGCGGGCGAGCGTACGACGGGAGGGGCGACCGAAGCGCACAGGCACCCTCCGAGGGTGGGACGATTAAACGCTTCGACAGGTCCCGCGTGGTCGCCCCGTCCGCCCGGCGGCCCGCGACGACGGGACGGGCGCGGGCGGCCTGAAAGCTTTAACGCGGGGAGGGGCAAACTCCCGCGTATGGCTGCCGGGAACGAGGGGGTCGTCGGCGGAATACGGCTCGACCTCAGACGAATGCACGAGACGTGGATGGAGCTCGTCTATCCGCGACAGCGTAACGCGGACGACACCGTACTGGGCACCTGGACGCCCGACTCCGACCTCGGGATGGCGCTGTACCGCCTGTGGTCGGCGGTCGGGGTCCCGGTCGTCGGGCTCGTCTACCCGCTGGTGTTGCTCGGCGCGTTCCTCCGCTTCCAGACCCGGCGCATCGACGGGACGGCGACCCGGCTCGGGCTCGTCGGCGTCGTCCTGCTCTCGCTGGTGGTCTGGGGGGCGCTGGCCGCCCTCGCTCGGTTCGAACTCGACCTGCTGGCCGGCGGGTTCGTCGCGATCGCCGTCGCCGGCGGGGTCGCGACGGTCTCGGCGGCGCTGGCCGTCGGTACCCGGGCCGTGGGCGGCCGCGGGACGACGGTCGCCCTGGCCTACCCGTTCGCGATGACCGCGCTCTTCCTCCCGCCGGTCGTCGCGGCGCTGTTCTCGAAGACGCTGGCCGACGTCGTGCTCCCGAGCAGCGTCGCGCTCGCGCGCTGGGTGCTCGCGAACGTCCTCGCGCCGGTGGGACTCGCGACGATGTTCTCCGAGACGTTCGCGCTCCAGGGCAAGGGTCTGAACTACGTCGTGATGTGGCTCGCCATCTCGTTCCCGCTGGGCTGGGTGCTGGGCCTGCTCGTCTCGCTGGCCGACCTCGTCCGCCCGACCGAGTAGCCGGACACGACGCTCCGGCTTCCGGCCGTCCGCGACCGTCCCGGACCGCTACGGACCGGCGCGGAACTCGCCGTGTTTCATCCCGAAGAAGAACGCGACGACCGAGAAGACGATCATCGAGGGCAGCACCATCGTGAACACCGTCGAGGGGGTCATCACGGCCGTGAGCGCGACCGCCGCGACGGCGACGATCGCGACGAGGGGGGCCACCGAGCGCGTGAAGTCGTATTCCATACTCCGCCGTTGTGGCCGAACCGACAAAACCGTTGAGAAAGCGGACTTACCGGACAGTCGATCGACTGGCGGCGGCGCGGAGCAACCGGTCTCGGAGCGTCACACGCGATCGCCGTGTCCGGGGCTCGGAACCGGGGGCGCACACGCCGAGTGAACCACGGCGGGGACCGCATCACACCGAGACGGCGTCCGGTCGGACCACCGTCTCTTCGGGCACCTCGTCCTCCGCAGCGACCGCGAGGTCCGCCGTGTCGTCCCCGCCCAGTCGGACGGTCGCGCCCGCCCGCATCGGCGCGAGCAGGCCGGCGACGATCGCTCCCGCCGAGGTCACCGGCGCGCGCAGCGCCACCGTCGTCGTCGCATCGACGCCGTACTCCTCGGCGACGCGGCCGCTCGCGGCCACGAGGTCGCCGTGGGTGTACGTCCGGCCGGCCGCGAGCGCGTCGTCGGTGGGGCCGACCTCTGCCGGCGGCGCGAGCGGGTTCTCGCTCCACAGCTCGCGCTCGAACTGCGCGACGGTCGCGTCGTCGCTGGGCCCGCCGTAGGCCAGCGCCTTCGTCCCCGGCGCGAGCTCGTAGCGGTCGAGCCACGCCGCCGGCGCGACGAGCGCCGCGGCGTCGACCGCACCCGGGGGGTCTATGTCGACGACTGCGCCGTCCTGTGTCGCGGCGAGGAACGCCAGCAGGGCGTCGGGGCCGTCCCGGAGCCGACCCGGCTCGTCGCCCTCGCCCGGGTCCTTGGGACCGGCGACGACGGCGACGCCGGTCCCCTCGCGGACGCCGTAGTGGCGCAGCAGGTTCCCGCCCTTCCAGACGTTCGTACAGAAGTCGCCGTAGCTGTACGGGGCGGTCCGTTCGGGCGCGGTGAACAGCACGCCGTCGCGCTCGCGGCCGGCAGCGACGATGTCCCCGAGTGTCTCCATACCCGCGGTTGGAGCCGACGGGGCAAAAGCCGGACGGAAACCGCAAGGCCGATTCGGGCGGCGACCGGACGGCCGCTATGGACGAACAGGACCGGGTCGCGGCGTTTCTCGCCGCCCACGAGCTCTCGACGCCGCCGGCGTACCGCGTGCTGGACCTCGCCTCCGAGCTGGGCGAGGTCGCAAAGGAGATC from Haloarcula litorea encodes:
- a CDS encoding phosphoglycerol geranylgeranyltransferase is translated as MSDWADWDHIVKIDPDKTLVDGETFEDVAATGTDAIEVGGTTGMTEEKMKRVVDACGKHDIPVYIEPSNPASVVHSDRHDGYLIPVVMNAGDVTWITGAHKEWIRIDDEIDWSRTFTEAYIVLNPEASVAAYTEARCDLDADEVAAYAEAAEHLLGQEIVYVEYSGMLGDTAKVGAAADALDDATLFYGGGIHDYDSARRMAEHADTIVVGDLVHDEGVDAVRETVEGAQDAHAATTPE
- a CDS encoding Rieske (2Fe-2S) protein; this encodes MHQLTTVDEVHDEGSYLFTVTDPHGDPEEVIVVPCEDGVEAWINRCTHEDQRFDTGRGVPMRDGQIICPRHGSFFDSCDGDCDNGEAAGTTLPGVDLAERHGTVYLVDDDYEFDHEGGIDDGDDGPSSTSHLQL
- a CDS encoding DNA topoisomerase I; the encoded protein is MELIITEKDNAARRIADILSEGGATAERRNGVNVYKWGGKRCVGLSGHVVGVDFPPEYNDWRDVEPVELIDAPVTKSPTQENIVAALRSLAREADEAVIATDYDREGELIGKEAYELIREETDAPVSRVRFSSITEREVREAFANPDDVDFDLAAAGEARQIIDLVWGAALTRFLSLSARQLGDDFISVGRVQSPTLKLIVDREREIEAFDPEDYWEIFADLTKDAATFEAQYFYEDDDGTEAERVWDEDAADAAYADLSGAGAATVTSVRRRTRTDSPPTPFNTTAFISAAGSLGYSAQRAMSIAEELYTAGYITYPRTDNTVYPEDLEEDALLDAYVGSAAFGEAAESLLEQDEIAPTEGDEETTDHPPIHPTGELPPKQDLSEDEWELYELVVRRFFATVAEPATWEHLRVVAAAGGRSLKANGKRLVEEGYHAVYPYSSAGETHVPDVAEGEELAMSDVRMEEKETQPPRRYGQSRLIQKMEDLGLGTKSTRHNSIEKLYDRGYIEGDPPRPTRLAMAVVEAAEEFADHVVSEEMTAQLERDMTAIAEGEATLDDVTAESREMLERVFEELRESREEVGEHLQESLKADKTLGPCPECGDRMLVRRSRQGSYFVGCDGYPDCRNTLPLPSTGEPLVLEETCEDHDMHHVKMLAGRDTFVHGCPRCEAEKADESEDEVIGPCPDCGEEHGGELAIKHLRSGSRLVGCTRYPDCDYSLPLPRNGDIEVTDEVCDEHDLPELVIDPDSDDPWELGCPICNFEEYKARNAVEDLEDLDGVGSATAEKLDAAGVGSLDALRAADAESVAAEVQGVSASQVREWQSELEA
- a CDS encoding FAD-dependent monooxygenase — encoded protein: MVARTVDTDVAVVGCGPGGAVLAYLLARSGVAVTLLERASTFQREYRGFGWNPGVVRLFDEMDLLDDVLALAHETVTEGAFSLGGRRVPVLAFDRLATEYPYALLMEQPAILEALVDHADAHETFTFRPATTVTDLLVEDGRVRGVRATDREADAELAVEARVVVGADGRYSTVRERAGIDAGAFDSPIDLAWFKLPAGAVAPEAQGRIDRHGVVLYFGLGGGDLQAGSLLRDGEWAGIRDAGFGAFRDRVAAVDPALAAAVDAHLDGFRDVTLLDVAPGIAPTWTDDGLLLLGDAAHTASPIGAQGNPLAVEDAVVAHDVLVGALGGDDGVLSASSLAPFENRRRATVERVIALQRRTARGLAAWLDYGHYVPSWVLSGAGAAVGLLAPRSGLVAGAVESFALGDRSVSVARRHFVD
- a CDS encoding aryl-sulfate sulfotransferase gives rise to the protein MRFGRPSRRTLARGVVALVVLALLTPAALGAVTYEPTETGDSLQRGTVTSAANGTTVISTQGYTFRGNTNPKKPARLVAVGERGDLAWTYESRRGTDAWFFDVDPLPNGNLLVVSPRSGRTLVYELDPETKERVWEQRLPYEDTHDADKLNDTHIVVSHMRAYDEEAGVANDEIVVYDRTEDEVTWRWRYRNHFPASTDGGMGADWTHSNDVDAVGDDQFLVSPRNFDQVLLINRTTKEIDMRLGEDGNHSVLNEQHNPDYLEGENGTPTLLVADSGNNRVVEYAKTNGTWTRTWSVGSESLNWPRDADRLPNGNTLITDSLNHRVIEVTPTGEIVWEYYATWGPYDAERVAHGDSSTGPTIREQNATGSYEITGSAGLRAGSGQRTSVSSFIQAAVAGTPLSSVGEELGRLWGHYAPWLRPVWMDGWDLLFAVLAGLVAAGWLLTEVGVAGYRFARQRDTVGGERLGGD
- a CDS encoding DUF7333 family protein → MEYDFTRSVAPLVAIVAVAAVALTAVMTPSTVFTMVLPSMIVFSVVAFFFGMKHGEFRAGP